Proteins encoded in a region of the Vicia villosa cultivar HV-30 ecotype Madison, WI linkage group LG5, Vvil1.0, whole genome shotgun sequence genome:
- the LOC131601447 gene encoding amidophosphoribosyltransferase, chloroplastic-like — protein MGIDYDGSKSADSDIFVAYGLEKYVAAVVHAVKDVCNCRNVKHPVICSESGRDIMSYHSILIFEAIGASTNTAPSLSSIGLQYLATGLSEQALRGYLQHRGQEGAGIVTVNNNLLQSIIGVGLVSDVFNESKLDQLPGSLAIGHVRYSTAGQYMLKNIQPFVVGYHFGSVGVAHNGNLVNYRTLRAKLEETGSIFNNTYDTEIVLHLISTSKHRPFILRTVDACEKFEGTYSVVFVTEDKLVAVRDPFGFRPMVMGRISNGAVVFASETCALDLFEAHYERKVFPGEVVVVDDNGIQSFCLMSHPQPKQCIFEHNYFALPNSVDFKGKPVLKQNIGNWKACLFILGNECGERLAYYGIAKNIVTYLTRKLHQGNVSAARNVTTWKGTCYLSPLIGAVLVDSYWGAILDYCCFFLLFISLGCIH, from the coding sequence ATGGGAATAGATTATGATGGTTCAAAGTCTGCTGATTCTGATATATTTGTTGCTTATGGTTTAGAAAAGTATGTTGCAGCGGTTGTTCATGCTGTGAAGGATGTATGTAATTGTCGGAACGTGAAGCACCCTGTGATTTGCAGCGAGAGTGGTAGGGACATTATGTCTTATCATTCAATTTTGATTTTTGAGGCTATTGGTGCAAGTACAAACACTGCTCCTTCATTGTCCTCAATTGGATTGCAGTATTTAGCAACAGGACTTTCGGAACAAGCACTTAGAGGGTATCTCCAACACCGTGGTCAAGAAGGCGCAGGAATCGTCACCGTGAATAACAACCTCCTTCAATCCATCATCGGCGTTGGTCTTGTTTCCGACGTCTTCAACGAATCTAAGCTCGATCAGTTACCCGGAAGCTTAGCGATTGGTCATGTTCGTTATTCCACTGCTGGACAATACATGCTGAAAAACATTCAACCTTTCGTTGTTGGGTACCATTTTGGTTCTGTTGGGGTTGCCCATAATGGTAATTTGGTTAACTATCGCACTTTGAGAGCTAAGCTGGAAGAAACAGGTTCAATTTTTAACAATACTTATGATACTGAAATTGTTCTTCATTTGATTTCTACTTCAAAACATAGACCTTTTATATTGAGAACTGTTGATGCATGTGAGAAGTTTGAAGGGACTTATTCTGTTGTGTTTGTTACTGAGGATAAGCTTGTTGCTGTGAGAGATCCTTTCGGGTTTCGACCTATGGTTATGGGGAGGATAAGTAATGGTGCTGTTGTTTTTGCTTCTGAGACGTGTGCTCTTGATTTGTTTGAAGCTCATTATGAGAGGAAAGTATTCCCTGGTGAGGTTGTTGTGGTTGACGATAACGGGATTCAATCGTTTTGTCTCATGTCTCATCCGCAGCCGAAGCAATGTATTTTCGAGCATAATTACTTTGCTTTGCCTAATTCTGTTGATTTTAAAGGGAAACCTGTACTCAAGCAGAATATAGGCAATTGGAAAGCTTGTCTATTTATCTTAGGCAACGAGTGCGGCGAACGGTTAGCATACTATGGCATTGCAAAAAATATTGTTACTTATCTCACCCGCAAATTACATCAAGGAAATGTATCTGCTGCAAGAAATGTCACCACTTGGAAAGGCACTTGTTATCTTTCACCACTCATTGGAGCTGTTCTAGTTGATTCTTACTGGGGGGCAATACTGGACTATTGTTGTTTTTTTCTGCTATTTATTTCATTGGGATGTATACATTAA